A stretch of Shinella zoogloeoides DNA encodes these proteins:
- the trmFO gene encoding methylenetetrahydrofolate--tRNA-(uracil(54)-C(5))-methyltransferase (FADH(2)-oxidizing) TrmFO: MTKTSSLSPIHVIGGGLAGSEAAWQIAEAGVPVVLHEMRGVRGTDAHKTDGLAELVCSNSFRSDDATSNAVGVLHAEMRLAGSLIMRSADANQVPAGGALAVDRDGFSIAVTAALESHPLITIQREEVTGLPPEDWDQAIIATGPLTAPSLAEAIQARTGADSLAFFDAIAPIVHTQSIDMDICWYQSRYDKVGPGGTGKDYINCPMDEAQYNAFIDALIAGDTTGFKEWEGTPYFDGCLPIEVMAERGRETLRHGPMKPMGLTNAHNPTVKPYAVVQLRQDNALGTLYNMVGFQTKLKYGAQAEIFRLIPGLENAEFARLGGLHRNTYINSPTLLDRSLTLKGRPGLRFAGQITGCEGYVESASIGLLAGRFAAAERRGETPSLPPETTAFGALLNHITGGHIVSDDEPGKRSFQPMNVNFGLFPPLEPGTVTKPEGVKRFRGKDKALAKKHATAARALEDCARWLGR, from the coding sequence ATGACAAAGACCTCCTCCCTCAGCCCCATCCACGTCATCGGCGGCGGCCTTGCCGGTTCAGAAGCAGCCTGGCAGATCGCCGAAGCCGGCGTTCCCGTCGTCCTGCATGAAATGCGCGGCGTGCGCGGCACGGATGCCCACAAGACGGACGGCCTTGCCGAACTCGTCTGCTCCAACTCCTTCCGCTCGGACGACGCCACCAGCAACGCGGTCGGCGTGCTGCATGCGGAGATGCGGCTTGCCGGGTCGCTGATCATGCGCTCGGCCGACGCCAACCAGGTGCCTGCCGGCGGCGCGCTCGCCGTCGACCGCGACGGCTTCTCCATCGCCGTCACCGCCGCGCTGGAAAGCCATCCGCTGATCACCATCCAGCGCGAGGAAGTGACGGGCCTGCCGCCGGAGGACTGGGATCAGGCGATCATCGCCACCGGCCCCCTCACCGCCCCCTCGCTTGCCGAAGCGATCCAGGCACGCACCGGCGCCGATTCGCTCGCCTTCTTCGACGCCATCGCGCCGATCGTCCACACGCAGAGCATCGACATGGATATCTGCTGGTATCAGTCGCGCTACGACAAGGTCGGCCCCGGCGGCACGGGCAAGGATTACATCAACTGCCCGATGGACGAGGCGCAGTACAACGCCTTCATCGACGCGCTGATCGCGGGCGACACGACCGGGTTCAAGGAATGGGAAGGCACGCCCTATTTCGACGGGTGCCTGCCGATCGAGGTGATGGCCGAGCGCGGCCGCGAGACGCTGCGCCACGGCCCGATGAAGCCCATGGGCCTCACCAACGCGCATAACCCGACGGTCAAGCCCTATGCGGTCGTCCAGCTCCGGCAGGACAATGCGCTCGGCACGCTCTACAACATGGTCGGCTTCCAGACGAAGCTGAAATACGGCGCGCAGGCGGAGATCTTCCGCCTCATCCCCGGCCTCGAGAATGCGGAATTCGCCCGCCTCGGCGGCCTCCACCGCAATACCTATATCAACTCGCCAACCCTGCTCGACCGCTCGCTGACGCTCAAGGGCCGGCCGGGCCTGCGTTTCGCCGGGCAGATCACCGGCTGCGAGGGCTATGTCGAAAGCGCCAGCATCGGTCTTCTGGCCGGCCGTTTCGCCGCTGCCGAGCGGCGCGGCGAAACGCCGTCGCTGCCGCCCGAGACCACCGCCTTCGGCGCGCTGCTGAACCACATCACCGGCGGCCATATCGTTTCCGACGACGAGCCGGGCAAGCGTTCCTTCCAGCCGATGAATGTCAATTTCGGCCTGTTCCCCCCACTGGAACCGGGCACGGTGACGAAGCCGGAGGGCGTGAAGCGCTTTCGCGGCAAGGACAAGGCGCTCGCCAAGAAGCACGCGACCGCCGCGCGGGCGCTGGAAGACTGCGCCCGCTGGCTCGGGCGCTGA
- a CDS encoding DUF1127 domain-containing protein, whose amino-acid sequence MNPIRIAKNWMSYRRTMNELGNLSNHTLSDIGLTRYDIRDIASRSFR is encoded by the coding sequence ATGAACCCGATCCGCATTGCAAAGAACTGGATGTCCTACCGCCGCACCATGAACGAGCTCGGCAACCTGTCGAACCACACGCTCTCGGACATCGGCCTGACCCGTTACGACATCCGCGACATCGCTTCGCGCTCGTTCCGCTAA
- a CDS encoding DUF1127 domain-containing protein: protein MNLARSFNNWRKYRQTVSELGRMTDRELRDLGIGRSDIPYIARKASN from the coding sequence ATGAACCTGGCACGCTCTTTCAACAACTGGCGCAAGTACCGTCAGACCGTCAGCGAACTCGGCCGCATGACGGACCGTGAACTTCGCGACCTCGGCATCGGCCGCAGCGATATCCCGTATATCGCCCGCAAGGCTTCCAACTAA
- a CDS encoding DUF2157 domain-containing protein — translation MYRGRLERDLKLWATQGLIDVETAGRLLREYDSRESAFSVGRVLMMIAALLVAAAMLLLVAANWDVIPRIVRLVGVLALIWGAYLAGGLLIARGAERLAAAFLMLGTLAFGGAIALVGQMYHLSGDTFQAMLVWFAGAVVAAALFRSGAVAAIAGFLAFVVAGAHWTQSYSADETVLLWLMPLMAVIVILLVRYSGADRVRHLAYLLLVAWLAYIYGENETPGTAIAIAAFGAVAYLLAAVPQSPLHALARSAGAAPAFYSYLVLLLGLLVLHAEFNGVADRLFVGIVTLGAAIAGIALSGKENGAVRYLGYAAFAAETLYLASETIGSIIGTSGFFLVAGLVVALIAWAVIALERRLSNAEAKVEA, via the coding sequence ATGTACAGGGGCAGGCTGGAACGCGATCTCAAACTCTGGGCGACGCAGGGCCTTATCGATGTGGAAACGGCCGGCCGCCTGCTCAGGGAATACGACAGCCGCGAAAGCGCCTTCAGCGTCGGCCGCGTGCTGATGATGATCGCCGCGCTTCTTGTCGCGGCGGCGATGCTTCTGCTCGTCGCGGCGAACTGGGATGTCATTCCCCGCATCGTCCGGCTTGTCGGCGTCCTCGCGCTGATCTGGGGGGCGTACCTTGCCGGCGGCCTCCTGATCGCGCGGGGCGCCGAGCGGCTGGCCGCTGCCTTCCTGATGCTCGGCACGCTCGCCTTCGGCGGCGCGATCGCGCTGGTGGGGCAGATGTACCATCTCTCCGGCGATACGTTCCAGGCGATGCTCGTCTGGTTCGCGGGCGCAGTCGTGGCCGCGGCGCTCTTCCGCTCCGGCGCGGTCGCCGCGATTGCCGGCTTTCTCGCCTTCGTCGTCGCGGGCGCGCACTGGACGCAGTCCTATAGTGCCGACGAAACGGTGCTGCTCTGGTTGATGCCGCTGATGGCTGTCATTGTCATCCTGCTGGTGCGCTACAGCGGGGCCGACCGGGTGCGCCATCTCGCCTATCTGCTGCTCGTCGCCTGGCTCGCCTATATATATGGCGAGAACGAAACGCCCGGCACCGCGATTGCCATCGCCGCTTTTGGCGCGGTCGCCTATCTTCTCGCCGCCGTGCCGCAATCGCCGCTCCACGCGCTTGCGCGTAGCGCCGGCGCAGCGCCGGCCTTCTATTCCTATCTCGTGCTGCTCCTCGGCCTTCTCGTGCTGCATGCCGAATTCAACGGCGTGGCGGACCGGCTTTTCGTCGGCATCGTCACGCTGGGCGCGGCTATTGCCGGCATTGCGCTTTCCGGCAAGGAGAACGGCGCGGTGCGTTATCTCGGCTATGCCGCCTTTGCCGCCGAAACGCTGTATCTTGCCTCGGAAACCATCGGCTCGATCATTGGCACTTCCGGTTTCTTCCTCGTCGCGGGCCTCGTGGTGGCGCTGATCGCCTGGGCGGTGATCGCGCTGGAGCGGCGCCTTTCCAATGCCGAAGCGAAGGTGGAGGCCTGA
- a CDS encoding GDYXXLXY domain-containing protein produces MTESRFFRVPPLVAAVVAAALQTAVIGYMVEGRASILRSGADIRLKTQPVDPRDLLRGDYVILSYPISTIPKSIVTGEGPKGGAWTRLFVRLKPGADGLWAATEASFATLPAQEGSVVLRTLPFDYYTGADGGMPDTLFVQYGIERYYVPEGDGKALEDARNQEELEVEARVSRDGTAQIARLILKGEPIYEEPLY; encoded by the coding sequence ATGACCGAATCCCGTTTCTTCCGCGTTCCGCCGCTCGTTGCCGCCGTCGTCGCGGCCGCGCTCCAGACGGCCGTCATCGGCTATATGGTTGAAGGCCGCGCCTCCATCCTGCGCAGCGGCGCGGACATCCGGCTGAAGACGCAGCCCGTCGATCCGCGGGACCTTCTGCGCGGCGACTATGTGATCCTGTCCTACCCGATCTCGACGATTCCGAAATCCATCGTGACTGGAGAGGGGCCGAAAGGCGGTGCATGGACGCGCCTTTTCGTGCGCCTGAAGCCGGGCGCGGACGGGCTTTGGGCGGCGACCGAGGCAAGCTTCGCCACCCTGCCGGCGCAGGAGGGCAGCGTCGTGCTGCGCACGCTTCCCTTCGATTATTACACCGGGGCCGACGGCGGCATGCCCGATACGCTCTTCGTGCAATACGGTATCGAGCGCTATTATGTGCCGGAAGGCGATGGCAAGGCGCTGGAGGACGCCCGGAACCAGGAAGAGCTGGAAGTCGAGGCCCGGGTGTCGAGGGACGGCACCGCGCAGATCGCCCGGCTGATTCTCAAGGGCGAGCCGATCTACGAAGAACCGCTCTATTGA
- the tig gene encoding trigger factor yields the protein MQVIETLAEGLKREIKVVIPAKDMEAQMNERLEDVKGRVRINGFRPGKVPFAHLKKMYGKSVMAELVNEIVRDRPSAILSERGEKSATQPEVGMTEDQAEAEKILAGEADFEFTLSYEVIPAIALKDNSGIAVTREVVDVDAKEVDDQILKIAESARSYETKKGKAADGDRVTIDYLGKVDGVAFDGGKDEDAELVLGSNRFIPGFEEQLVGLKAGDEKVITVTFPADYPAANLAGKEATFDINVKEVAAAADIEINDDLASKLGLESADKLREIVRGQIESQYGSVTRQKVKRQILDQLDEMYKFDTPSRLVDAEFENIWRQINTDLAQSGKTFADEDTTEEAAREEYRKLAERRVRLGLVLSEIGEKAGVQVTDEEMQQSLFQQLRQFPGQEKQILEYFQKTPGAAASLRAPIFEEKVVDHLLGEIKVTDKSVSKDELMADDEEGSDKDAKKAAPKKKAAAKAEAAEGEDAAPKKKAPAKKKAAEGDAE from the coding sequence ATGCAGGTTATCGAAACGCTCGCTGAAGGGCTGAAGCGCGAAATCAAGGTCGTCATCCCGGCCAAGGACATGGAAGCTCAGATGAACGAGCGTCTTGAAGACGTGAAGGGCCGTGTCCGCATCAACGGCTTCCGTCCGGGCAAGGTGCCGTTCGCACATCTCAAGAAGATGTACGGCAAGTCCGTCATGGCCGAACTCGTCAACGAAATCGTCCGCGACCGTCCGTCCGCGATTCTCTCCGAGCGCGGCGAAAAGTCCGCCACGCAGCCGGAAGTCGGCATGACCGAAGACCAGGCCGAAGCGGAAAAGATCCTCGCCGGCGAGGCAGATTTCGAATTCACCCTGTCTTACGAAGTCATTCCGGCCATCGCGCTGAAGGACAATTCCGGCATCGCCGTCACGCGCGAAGTCGTTGACGTCGACGCCAAGGAAGTCGACGACCAGATCCTGAAGATCGCCGAAAGCGCCCGTTCCTACGAGACGAAGAAGGGCAAGGCCGCCGACGGCGACCGCGTTACCATCGACTATCTCGGCAAGGTCGACGGCGTCGCCTTCGACGGCGGCAAGGACGAAGACGCAGAACTCGTCCTCGGCTCCAACCGCTTCATCCCGGGCTTCGAAGAGCAGCTCGTCGGCCTGAAGGCTGGCGACGAGAAGGTCATCACCGTTACCTTCCCGGCTGACTACCCGGCCGCAAACCTTGCCGGCAAGGAAGCCACCTTCGACATCAACGTCAAGGAAGTCGCTGCCGCTGCCGACATCGAGATCAACGACGACCTCGCTTCCAAGCTCGGCCTCGAATCGGCCGACAAGCTGCGCGAAATCGTCCGCGGCCAGATCGAAAGCCAGTACGGCTCGGTCACCCGCCAGAAGGTCAAGCGTCAGATCCTCGACCAGCTCGACGAGATGTACAAGTTCGACACGCCTTCGCGCCTGGTCGACGCCGAGTTCGAAAACATCTGGCGTCAGATCAACACGGACCTCGCACAGTCGGGCAAGACCTTCGCTGACGAAGACACGACCGAAGAAGCCGCTCGCGAAGAATACCGCAAGCTGGCCGAACGCCGCGTTCGCCTCGGCCTCGTTCTCTCAGAAATCGGCGAAAAGGCCGGCGTCCAGGTAACGGACGAAGAGATGCAGCAGTCGCTCTTCCAGCAGCTCCGCCAGTTCCCGGGCCAGGAAAAGCAGATCCTCGAATACTTCCAGAAGACCCCGGGCGCAGCCGCTTCGCTCCGCGCACCGATCTTCGAAGAGAAGGTCGTCGATCACCTGCTCGGCGAGATCAAGGTAACGGACAAGTCCGTTTCCAAGGACGAGCTGATGGCTGACGACGAAGAAGGCTCCGACAAGGACGCCAAGAAGGCCGCGCCGAAGAAGAAGGCTGCCGCCAAGGCCGAAGCTGCGGAAGGCGAAGATGCCGCTCCGAAGAAGAAGGCCCCGGCCAAGAAGAAGGCCGCTGAAGGCGACGCCGAGTAA